The sequence GCGGCAGCTCCGGGTCGCGTTGCGGGCGCACTGTGAGCTGCACCTGGTCCGCCGGGTGCAGGGCGCTCTGCGGCAGGTGGCCGTGCAGCTCCACCTCGCACAGCTGACCGGCGGTGTTGCGCAGCCGCACCGGTGTGACCAGGTATTCCGGGCCCTGCTTCAGCTCCTTCCAGCGACGCCGGGTGCCGCCGCCGCCGAAGGAGAAGAGCGAGCGCAGCAGCAGGGCGGGCAACCGGGCGAAGGCCGCCGCGGCGAGCACCGCCACCAGCACCGGCTGACCGATGCGTACCTCGCGGGTGTAACCGTCGAGCAGGCGGATCAGCCGCCCGGTGACGATTCGTTCCGTCGGGTGCACGATCCGTCGGGTATCGAGTCCGCTGTCCATTCCCACCACCGAGAGTCCGCTTGTGTTCACAGATCGTATCGACGTCCTCGGTTGAACGACGTGAATGAAACCTGGTCACGGGCTCACGGCCGCGAGGTGACATCCCCGGCGACCCGGGTAAGCGGGGGGCCGAGCTGGAAAGGGGTCGAGCATGCAGCTGTCCTTCCTGCGCCCGCTCTACGACCGTCCCGGGCCGTGGTGCTCGGTGTATCTGGACGCCTCCGCGGACACGGAGGACGCCCATCCCGCGTTGGATCTGCGCTGGCGTGCCCTGGAGCGCAGCCTGGCCGAACAGGGGGCGGACGAGGCGAACATCGCCGCGCTGGACCGGGTGGTCCGAGGTCATGATCCGATGGTCGGGGACTACGGTCTGGCGCTCTTTGCCAGTCACGGCCGGGTGGTGCTCTCCGAGTACCTGTCCGCGCCACCACTGCGGGACCTGGCCCACGTGGGGCCGCTGCCGCACGTGATGCCGCTGCTCGCGCAACGCGGCGAGCAGGTGGCCTGGGTACGTGTGATCGCCGACCGGCTCGGCGCCGACGCGATGGCGGTCAGCGCCGGCGGAGTGCCCCGGCGGGCGCACGTCGCCGGCCGGGACGAGTTCCCACTGCGGCGGGCGAAGCCCGGCGGCTGGTCCCAGTCGCGCTACCAGCGGGCGGCCATGGAGGCGTGGCACCAGAATGCCGGCGACGTCACAGCGGCGACCGTGCAGCTGGCCGACCAGGTCGGCGCGGACGTGGTGGTGGTCGCCGGTGACGTCCGGGCCACCGGAATGATCGCCGCCCAGATGCCGGAGCGCTGGCAGGACCTGGTGGTCCGTACCGACGCCGGGTCGCGGGCCGGCGGCGCCGACCAGACCATGCTGGACGACCTCACCGTGCAGACCATCGCGGAGATCGCCGACCAGCGGATCAGCGCCGCGCTGGACAAGTTCGGTGTGCAGGAGGACGTGGGCGGCGGCCTCGACGCTGTCGTCTCGGCCCTGCAACGCAACCAGGTCGACATGATGATCATCGTGGACGACCCGTCGGCGAACGGTGAGCTGTGGATCGGCGCGGAACCCACCGAGATCGCCGTCGACCCGGGGCAGCTGGCCGCCATGTCGGTGGCCGACCCGCAGCGGGTACGCGCCGACGCGGCACTGGTCCGGGCGCTCGTCGGCACCGACGCGGCGTTGACAGTGCTCGGCCCCGAGGAGGCACCCGACCTCACCGACGGCGTCGGCGCGGTGCTGCGCTACGTCGACCCCAGCACGCCGGGGCGCGGCAATGGTTGATCGAACGGTCGCGGACGTCGTGGTGGAGCGGCTCCTGGCCTGGCGGGTGCCCCGCGCCTTCGGGTACCCGGGCGAGGCGATCGCTCCACTGGTCGAGGCGCTGGACCGCACCGGCGGCGAGCCGGCGTTCATCCCGGCCCGGCACGAGGAGACCGCCTCGTTCATGGCCACCGGCCACGCCAAGTTCACCGGCGGCATCGGGGTCTGCCTCGCCACCCAGGGGCCCAGCGCCGTCCAGCTGCTCAACGGCCTCTACGACGCGAAGCTGGACAGCAAGCCGGTGGTCGCCATCGTGGGGGAGGACATCTCCGGCCCGCTCGGTGGCGCGCACCAGGAGATCGGGCTGAGCCGGCTCTTCGGGGACGTGTGCAACCAGTTCGTCCGGTACGGCCGTCGCCCCGAGGAGGTGGGGGCGCTGCTGGACCAGGCGTTCCGGACGGCGGCGGCGACCCGCAGCCCGACCTGCGTGGTGCTGCCGCGGCAGTTGCAGGAGGCGCTGGTGCCCGACCTGCAGTCGTACAGCGCCGGGGTGATCACGGCGACCCCCGGCGAGCCGCTGGCCCGGGTCCTGCCGCACGAGGTGGACCTGGACGCCGCCGCGCAGTTACTCAGCGGCGGTCAGCGGACCGCGATCCTGGTGGGCCAGGGCGGTCGGGACGCGGCCGCCGAGATCATCGAGATGGCCGACCGGCTCGGCGCCGGGGTGGCCACCTCGCTGCTCGGCAAGCCGGTGCTCGACGAGCGGCTGCCGTTCCACACCGGGGTGCTCGGCGAGGTCGGCACCCCGGCGGCGGCCGAGCTGATGGGTGGCTGCGACACGCTGCTGATGGTCGGCACCAACGACCCGTGGACCGACTACTTCCCGATGCCCGAGCAGGCGCGCACAGTGCAGATCGACATCGACGGTCGCCGGATCGGCACCCGGTACCCGGCCGACGTGCCGCTGGTCGGTGACGCCGCCGAGACGCTGCGGGCGCTGCTGAGCCGATTGCGTGGTCGGCCCGAGCAGCAGTGGCGGGCGACGGTGGAGAGTTCGGTGGACCGGTGGCGGGAGGTCGCCGCCGAGCGGGCCGCCGCCACCGCGGACCCGGTCAACCCGCAGCTCGTCCTCCAGGAGCTGTCGGCCCGGATGCCCGGCACCGGGGCGGTCGCCGTCGACGTCGGCTCGGTCCTCTACTGGTACGCCCGGCACCTCACCCTGCCGCCCGGGGTCAACGCGCAGCTGTGCGGCACCCTCGGCTCGATGGGTTGCGCGCTGCCGTACGCGGTGGCGGCCAAGCTCGCCGCCCCCGACCAGCCGGTGATCGCCCTGGTCGGTGACGGGGCGATGCAGCTCAACGGGCTCGCCGAACTGATCACCGTGTCGCACCTCTGGCAGCAGTGGCGCGACCCGCGGCTGGTGGTGCTGGTGCTCAACAACCGGGACCAGAACGGCATGGGTGGCGGACGGCAAGCATCATCCGACCCGGCCCACCGCCGGCCGGACGTGCCGTACGCCGGGTGGGCCCGGCTGCTGGGGCTGCACGGGGTGCGGGTGGACCGCCCGGAGCTGGTCGGCGCGGCCTGGGACGAGGCCCTCGCCGCGGACCGCCCCTGCGTATTCGAGGCGGTCGTCGACCCGGCGGTGTCGCTGGCGCCGCCGGAGCCCGCCTTCGCCGACCTGCGCGGCCTGTACGCCGAGGGCGCCCCGGCCCGCAAGGTCCGCGAGCAGGTGGAGGTCACCGCGAACGCCGACGATCTCGTTTAGCCACCCTGGACCAGGGCATCAGTAGCGGCCCGACGACGCTGGAGGTCCCATGTCCGAGCCCGCCGACCGCCGCTACGGTCCCGCGACCCTGCCGAGGGAGCGGGGTCCGCTCTCCGCGGCGGTCGTCGAGGCTCTGCGGCACCCGCCGCACGACCTGCCGGCCGATCTCGGTGTCGGCCTCGACCCGGCGGACCCGATCACCGACGAGGACCTTCAGCTGACGCTGTTCCTCTGCTACGAGCTGCACTATCGGGGTTGGCTCGGGGTGGACGAGTCGTGGGAGTGGCAGCCGACGTTGCTGGCCCTGCGCGCCCGCTGCGAACGGGCGTTCGAGGCGGCGCTGCGTCGGCTGGTCGGCGCGCCGCCGGTGCCCGCCGCCGGGGTGGCGGCCGGCCTGGCCGAGCTGGTCGCGGCCGATGACGGGCCGTCGCTGGCCGCGACGCTGCAACGGCGCGCCGACCTCGCCCAGTTCCGCGAGTTCGTCGTGCACCGCTCCGTCTACCACCTGCGGGAGGCGGACCCGCACAGCTGGGCGCTGCCCCGCCTCGGTGGCCCGGCCAAGGCCGCGCTCGTGGAGATCCAGACCGACGAGTACGGCAACGGGCGGCTGGACCGGATGCACGCCGAGCTGTTCCGGAGCACCCTCGACCGACTGGGCCTGGACACCGCCTACGGCGCCCACGTCGACGTGGTGCCGGCGGTGACGTTGGCGACCAACAACCTGATGTCGCTGTTCGGGCTGCACCGACGGCTGCGCGGCGCGTTGCTCGGGCACCTGGCCGCGTTCGAGATGACCTCCTCGCTGCCCAACCGTCGCTACGGCAACGGGCTGCGCCGGCTCGGCTTCGACGAGGTGGCGACCCGCTTCTACGACGAGCACGTCGAGGCCGACGCGGTGCACGAGCAGATCGCCGCGCACGACATGTGCGGCGGCCTGGTCCGCGTCGAGCCGGCCCTGGCCGAGGACGTGCTCTTCGGCGCGGCGGCCGGGCTCGCGGTGGACCGGCTGTTCGCCGCGCACCTGCTGGACAGGTGGGCCGCCGGCCGCAGCTCGCTGCGGACACCCGCCCCGCCGGCCCTGCCGCCCAGGGTCTCGCTTGTCGCATTGCCCGCGGTGGCCCCGCCGGCCCCGCCCGCGCTCGTCTGATCCAGACCGCCCGGCTGTCTGGGTGGGGCGTGAGCGCGGAATCCATCCTTTGCTCTGCACCCGCCCGCGCACCACGCACGGTCCGTAACTGGCGCGTGGGCGGGTGCAGAGCAAAGGTGGCGTGTCTCTGGTGCGGCCCGTCCGTGCGCTCTCGCCGCGTGACGCGGCGACGCGGCGACGTGCGGTCAGCCCTCGCGGGTGGTGCCCGCCCGGAAGTTGATGGCCTTGTGGGTGCCGTCGCAGAACGGCTTGAGCGCCGACTTGCCACACCGGCACAGCGCCACAGTGCCCCGACGCGCGTCGATGCGCTCACCGTCCGGGGTGACCAACGCGAAGTCGCCGCGGACCAGCAGCGGTCCGTCCTCGTACGGGGTGATCGTGGCGGCGGTGGGCTCGCTGGTGTCGTCGGCGCGCATGGCCCCGGAAGTGCCCGTCCTGGCCCTGCCGAAACCCGAGACGCAGAACGACGGTGATGACCGGGGCACCCCGCTGACCAGCGGAATGTGCCGCCGGGTGGGTGATGCCCCGTTTGAACCCCATCGGGACGGGAAGCCGGGCCGCGTGGTGAGCGAACGAGGCAAGGTGGGGCCGGTGCACAAGGTGCACAAGGGGCTCACGGCCGATGGCGCCGGTCTGGCCGGCGACCGGGTCGTGGCCGCGGGCAGCTCGGCCCGGGTGCTGGTCGCCGCCACCGCCCGGGCGCTGCGCGGGGTCGACTGCGCCGACCTCGGGCACACCGGGCCGACATCGCGGTTCCCCGGCGCCCCCGAGCCGGTACGCCGCGCCGCGGTCACCCGCGCCGCCGGCCGGGTCGCCCTCACCGTGGCCCAGGTCGACGAGGTCGACGCCGCCCGGGTGGCCCGCTGGTTCGTCGACCAGTACCCCCGCCGGCGCTACCCCGGGGTGCTGATCGGGTCTCCGCACGGCGCGGCGGCGCACCTCGCGGTCGCCCTCGGCGTGCCGTGGCTGCCGGCGGGCTTCGAGATGACAGTGCACTGGCCCGACGGCGGCGTGGACCGCCCGGCGGACGCCGTGGAGCACGGCGCGGCACTCGCCACCCGGTTGCTCGCCGGCAACGCCGATCTGCACCTGCGCCAGGTGCACTGCCCGGCCAGCGGGGGCGCGTTGGCCGGGGCGACCGTGTCCCTGACCGCCGCGTGGAGGGCCCTACCGGCCGCGTACGCGCAGTTCCTTGCCGACCGGCTGCTGCCGGATGCCCCCGTGCTGCTGATCCGCGACGCGCGCACCTGGCCGGTCCTGGAGCGCGGTCCGGGGCACAGCTTCCAGGTCGGTTGCCCGGGCAGCGGGCTGGACCCGGTGGACTTCCACCCGGACAGCCACGCCCTGCGGCAGGTGCTGCGCTCCGTTGGCGGCGACGCGACCCGGTGGGAGCCGCCGGAGGTGTCCGTACCGTCGGCGTACGCCGAGCACGGCGTCGACCCGGGCTTCGAGTTGGCCGCTCGGGACTGGTCCGCCCGGCACCAGCACCCGCTGCACCGGGTGTTGGTGCCCCGGCCGGCGGCGCTGAGCGCGGGCGTGGCCGACCTGTACCGGCGGTGGCTGCGGCGCGCCGGCAAGACCGGCGACCGGTTGGTGGTGGAGTGCGGCCGACTGCTCGACCCGTGGCAGGTGGTGCGGGCGGGGCTGGTGCCGTACTGGTGCGAGAACGCCACCCGCCGCAACGTCGACGAGGCCGAGTGGTGGCTGGCCGGCAGCGAGGCGTTCAGCTCGGTGGACGTGTTGCCCGAGCCGCCCGGGGTGCGCTCGCCCGCGCTGGCCGGGCTGCCGCAGTGGCTGGCCGTCGCCGGGTTCGGCCGGCGGCGTCGGGCGCTGGACCGCACCACCGCCCGGGGCTACCCGGTCACCTCGGTGCCCACCCGCCGGGCCACCGAGGTCCTGCGTGCCCAGCCGTACGACCTGCCCGCGCCGCCCCCGCTGGGGGTCGCCGAGGCCCTTTCCGTGCTCCGCGACAGCGGCGGCCACCAGGGGTTGTTGGTCTCCTGAGACGGAGGACGCCGAAACATCCTCGCGAACCCGGGGTCCCGTGATTGAGTACCTACGGAGCGGGAACATCGCTGGCTGCGACGGCCTGATTGCGCTGCGTAGAGGCGGTGTCGCCCGCTGGCATCCCAGTCACTGACCCACTTTCCGGCCCGGTGCGTGGCTCGACCACGCGCACGACCGGTTTCCCGATCCGGGCGGGGGACCTTCCTGAGGGAGGCGCGGATGTTCGGACAGACGAGCACGACCACGACCACACCACCACCCACCGATCGGGGTCTGGAGGATCTCGACGCGGCGGCGATGGCGTACGCGGCCCGGATCGCCGGGCTGCCACCGGAGCGGCGAGGGGAGGCCCGCGACGACC comes from Micromonospora vinacea and encodes:
- a CDS encoding baeRF2 domain-containing protein, yielding MQLSFLRPLYDRPGPWCSVYLDASADTEDAHPALDLRWRALERSLAEQGADEANIAALDRVVRGHDPMVGDYGLALFASHGRVVLSEYLSAPPLRDLAHVGPLPHVMPLLAQRGEQVAWVRVIADRLGADAMAVSAGGVPRRAHVAGRDEFPLRRAKPGGWSQSRYQRAAMEAWHQNAGDVTAATVQLADQVGADVVVVAGDVRATGMIAAQMPERWQDLVVRTDAGSRAGGADQTMLDDLTVQTIAEIADQRISAALDKFGVQEDVGGGLDAVVSALQRNQVDMMIIVDDPSANGELWIGAEPTEIAVDPGQLAAMSVADPQRVRADAALVRALVGTDAALTVLGPEEAPDLTDGVGAVLRYVDPSTPGRGNG
- a CDS encoding thiamine pyrophosphate-binding protein, whose product is MVDRTVADVVVERLLAWRVPRAFGYPGEAIAPLVEALDRTGGEPAFIPARHEETASFMATGHAKFTGGIGVCLATQGPSAVQLLNGLYDAKLDSKPVVAIVGEDISGPLGGAHQEIGLSRLFGDVCNQFVRYGRRPEEVGALLDQAFRTAAATRSPTCVVLPRQLQEALVPDLQSYSAGVITATPGEPLARVLPHEVDLDAAAQLLSGGQRTAILVGQGGRDAAAEIIEMADRLGAGVATSLLGKPVLDERLPFHTGVLGEVGTPAAAELMGGCDTLLMVGTNDPWTDYFPMPEQARTVQIDIDGRRIGTRYPADVPLVGDAAETLRALLSRLRGRPEQQWRATVESSVDRWREVAAERAAATADPVNPQLVLQELSARMPGTGAVAVDVGSVLYWYARHLTLPPGVNAQLCGTLGSMGCALPYAVAAKLAAPDQPVIALVGDGAMQLNGLAELITVSHLWQQWRDPRLVVLVLNNRDQNGMGGGRQASSDPAHRRPDVPYAGWARLLGLHGVRVDRPELVGAAWDEALAADRPCVFEAVVDPAVSLAPPEPAFADLRGLYAEGAPARKVREQVEVTANADDLV
- a CDS encoding iron-containing redox enzyme family protein — encoded protein: MSEPADRRYGPATLPRERGPLSAAVVEALRHPPHDLPADLGVGLDPADPITDEDLQLTLFLCYELHYRGWLGVDESWEWQPTLLALRARCERAFEAALRRLVGAPPVPAAGVAAGLAELVAADDGPSLAATLQRRADLAQFREFVVHRSVYHLREADPHSWALPRLGGPAKAALVEIQTDEYGNGRLDRMHAELFRSTLDRLGLDTAYGAHVDVVPAVTLATNNLMSLFGLHRRLRGALLGHLAAFEMTSSLPNRRYGNGLRRLGFDEVATRFYDEHVEADAVHEQIAAHDMCGGLVRVEPALAEDVLFGAAAGLAVDRLFAAHLLDRWAAGRSSLRTPAPPALPPRVSLVALPAVAPPAPPALV
- a CDS encoding CDGSH iron-sulfur domain-containing protein yields the protein MRADDTSEPTAATITPYEDGPLLVRGDFALVTPDGERIDARRGTVALCRCGKSALKPFCDGTHKAINFRAGTTREG